The following proteins are co-located in the Chryseobacterium daecheongense genome:
- a CDS encoding aminopeptidase P family protein — protein sequence MFSAQTYQDRRTALQGSIKNGILLFLGNIENPVNFEHNPYYFRQDSTFLYYFGIQEPRIAAIIDIDENKTIIFGDELSIDDIVWMGRQETLKEKSQKSGVSETLPYKELSQYILKAKTANRKVHYLPPYQSFNKILLSDLLGIKVAELQPSVEMIKAIVKQRSVKEPQEIVQIEQAVNVSNDMHLLAMRMARPGVKEYEIANAIQHLAGDKECQMSYPPIVTINGGILHNHYRLNTLKEGDLFLNDSGAETAMGYAGDLTRTFPVSTTFSTQQKEIYEVVLNAFENAQRLLKPGVKFRDIHLQASRHLVDGLVDLGLMKGNPEEAVKNHAHTLFFQCGLGHMMGLDVHDMEDLGEQYVGYTEDEPKDTKTFGLKSLRLGKSLETGFVVTVEPGIYMIPELIDIWQAENKNAEFINYDKVNEYRNFGGVRIEDDFVITNEGYKLLGNGLIKTVEEIENYRKEHIS from the coding sequence ATGTTTTCAGCACAGACTTATCAGGATAGACGAACTGCATTACAAGGCAGTATAAAGAACGGGATTCTTTTATTTTTAGGGAATATAGAGAACCCTGTTAATTTTGAACATAATCCCTATTATTTCCGCCAGGATAGTACTTTTCTGTATTATTTTGGAATTCAGGAACCTCGTATTGCCGCTATCATTGACATCGATGAAAATAAAACGATTATTTTCGGCGACGAGCTGAGCATCGATGATATCGTATGGATGGGAAGACAGGAAACACTGAAAGAGAAAAGCCAGAAATCAGGAGTATCAGAAACTTTACCCTACAAGGAACTTTCCCAATACATTCTGAAGGCAAAAACAGCTAACCGGAAGGTGCATTATCTTCCACCATATCAATCTTTCAATAAAATTTTGCTAAGTGATCTTTTGGGAATTAAAGTAGCAGAATTACAGCCCTCTGTAGAGATGATCAAAGCGATTGTAAAACAACGTTCGGTAAAGGAACCTCAAGAGATCGTTCAGATAGAACAGGCTGTAAATGTATCCAATGATATGCATCTGCTGGCAATGCGCATGGCAAGACCCGGAGTTAAAGAATATGAAATTGCCAATGCAATTCAGCACCTGGCAGGAGATAAAGAATGCCAGATGTCCTATCCGCCAATTGTCACGATAAACGGAGGCATCCTGCACAATCACTACCGCCTTAATACTTTGAAAGAAGGAGATCTTTTCCTGAATGACTCGGGCGCTGAAACAGCAATGGGATATGCCGGGGATCTCACCAGAACATTTCCTGTGAGTACAACTTTCAGTACCCAGCAAAAGGAAATCTATGAGGTGGTTCTGAATGCTTTTGAAAATGCCCAGCGTCTTTTAAAACCAGGTGTAAAATTCAGGGATATTCATTTACAAGCGTCCCGGCATCTGGTAGACGGACTTGTCGATTTAGGATTAATGAAGGGAAATCCGGAAGAAGCAGTAAAAAATCATGCCCATACCCTATTTTTTCAGTGTGGATTAGGACATATGATGGGGCTTGATGTTCATGATATGGAAGACCTTGGGGAACAATATGTAGGATATACCGAAGATGAACCAAAGGATACAAAAACATTTGGACTAAAATCTTTACGCTTAGGTAAATCTTTAGAAACCGGATTCGTGGTAACGGTTGAACCGGGTATTTATATGATTCCTGAATTGATCGATATATGGCAGGCTGAAAATAAAAATGCAGAATTTATTAATTACGATAAAGTTAATGAATACCGGAATTTTGGAGGCGTACGTATCGAAGATGATTTCGTGATTACGAATGAGGGATACAAACTTCTGGGGAACGGATTGATTAAAACTGTGGAAGAAATTGAGAATTACAGAAAAGAACATATATCTTAA
- a CDS encoding AraC family transcriptional regulator, which translates to MGKSTESLEEFYKHKLTHLSQSPGKDSGLFNIFSIEENMINGTSSPSYIRRTFYKIMLFKGNNVFHYSDKSIPVEGDTLLFFDPKMPYTYDPLKPGSSGWFCVFKEEFFQDTQRINLRELPLFSGADHPVFKLNSEESEEIRMIFEKIYKANNTEYIYKHELIKSYISEVIYLAMQFRPSEDISLHSDSNSRITALFHELLDREFPIESKTDRFELRSPRTIAERLSIHVNSLNRAIKTVTGLTTTEHIFAKLTAEAKSLLKHTQWNIAEISYVLGFEDQAHFNNFFKKQTGMNPSAFRQV; encoded by the coding sequence ATGGGAAAATCAACGGAATCACTTGAGGAATTTTACAAACATAAGCTTACGCATCTTTCCCAGAGTCCAGGAAAGGACAGTGGTCTATTCAATATTTTTAGTATTGAAGAAAATATGATTAACGGAACAAGTTCACCAAGCTATATCCGGAGAACCTTTTACAAGATCATGCTTTTTAAAGGGAATAATGTATTCCATTACAGTGACAAAAGCATACCAGTTGAAGGAGATACCTTATTATTCTTTGATCCTAAAATGCCTTATACTTACGATCCTTTGAAACCCGGAAGCAGCGGATGGTTTTGTGTCTTTAAAGAAGAGTTTTTTCAGGATACCCAGCGGATCAACCTCAGGGAACTGCCTTTATTTTCAGGGGCAGACCATCCGGTATTTAAACTCAATTCCGAAGAGTCTGAAGAAATACGTATGATCTTCGAAAAAATCTATAAAGCAAATAATACAGAATACATCTACAAACATGAACTGATCAAAAGCTATATCAGTGAAGTGATCTATCTTGCCATGCAATTCCGTCCCAGTGAAGATATTTCTTTACATTCCGATTCAAATTCGCGCATTACGGCTCTATTTCACGAATTGCTCGACAGAGAGTTCCCGATAGAATCCAAAACAGACCGGTTCGAGTTAAGATCTCCGCGTACAATTGCCGAAAGGCTTTCAATCCATGTCAACTCACTCAACAGAGCTATAAAAACTGTAACAGGCCTTACAACTACGGAACACATTTTTGCTAAGCTCACTGCAGAGGCTAAATCCCTGCTAAAACATACCCAATGGAATATCGCAGAAATAAGCTATGTTCTGGGGTTTGAAGACCAGGCTCACTTTAATAATTTTTTTAAAAAACAAACGGGTATGAATCCATCTGCCTTCAGACAGGTTTGA
- the mug gene encoding G/U mismatch-specific DNA glycosylase — protein sequence MLTDIIAKDLNIIFCGINPGLKSADDGHHFSGRSNRFWKVLHQSGFTPYQIEAVHDTTILDFGYGLTTAVARPTSRADELSKEEFDQSLEIFKSKITTFHPKYVAFLGKAAYQTFSGKKQISWGKQSEDFCGAKVWILPNPSGLNRGFTSEDLVHSYSELYQEIQK from the coding sequence ATGCTGACCGATATTATAGCAAAGGATCTCAATATTATCTTCTGTGGAATCAATCCGGGCTTAAAATCTGCGGATGATGGCCACCATTTTTCAGGCAGAAGCAATCGTTTTTGGAAGGTTCTTCATCAATCCGGTTTTACTCCCTACCAAATTGAAGCAGTACATGATACCACGATTCTGGATTTTGGATATGGTCTCACTACGGCTGTAGCAAGACCCACATCGCGGGCAGATGAGCTTTCAAAGGAGGAATTCGACCAGTCTCTTGAAATTTTTAAATCTAAAATCACAACTTTCCACCCCAAATATGTGGCTTTCCTAGGGAAGGCAGCTTATCAGACCTTTTCTGGGAAAAAACAAATCTCATGGGGAAAACAATCCGAGGATTTCTGCGGAGCTAAAGTCTGGATATTACCAAATCCAAGTGGCCTGAACCGTGGCTTTACCTCTGAAGATCTTGTTCACTCTTATTCAGAATTGTATCAGGAAATTCAAAAGTAA
- a CDS encoding DPP IV N-terminal domain-containing protein, giving the protein MRSIKKLINIALCFVCLSPLAAQKTQWTPDGNAYYSFTKNGIETVNLLNPGKNQTFLSSSELIPPGSSEALDVQSFEVSPDEKSLLLFANTRKVWRDNTRGDYWIFDKASKKLTQLGKGLPGESLMFAKFSPDGKKVAYVSKHNIYIEDLSNNKYSKITNDGTDRIINGTFDWAYEEEFGTQDGFRWSPDGSKIAYWKLDARGTKNFLMINNTDSLYSFTIPVEYPKVGENPSGCSIWLYDLASKSSKKANIAGDEMQNYIPRMEWVLDSKSIILQQLNRKQNQSKVIVADANSGNSKTIYTETDPAWIDIKSRWNDNDPSGWDWINNGKEFLWLSEKDGWRHIYKIDLNGKETLITKDDFDVIKPEFFDVPNKLIYFLASPKNATQEYLYKVSMNGGKSERVTPESYPGTNKYSISSNGKLAIFSNSSVNARSNGSIISLPDHKELVAAKNSTKADPSRSKAEFFQITTQDGITLDGWVVKPKNFDPNKKYPIVFTVYGEPGAQTVTDSFYTGWNGLYIGDMAQDGYLYVSLENRGTPAPRGREWRKSVYRKIGQLNIRDQAMGAKALFAKWPYIDTSRVAVWGWSGGGSSTLNLLGQYPDIYQTGIAIAPVANQLFYDNIYQERYMGLPQENREDFVNGSPLAYAKNLKGNLLLVHGTGDDNVHYQNTEVYVNELIKYNRQFQLMSYPNRTHSISEGEGTSLHLATLFTQYLKEHCPPGPR; this is encoded by the coding sequence ATGAGAAGCATAAAAAAACTGATTAACATTGCACTGTGTTTCGTGTGCCTGTCGCCTCTTGCGGCGCAAAAAACACAATGGACGCCTGATGGCAATGCTTATTATTCATTTACCAAAAACGGAATTGAAACCGTAAATTTATTAAATCCCGGAAAGAACCAGACATTTTTAAGTTCGAGCGAATTAATTCCACCAGGAAGTTCAGAAGCTCTGGATGTACAAAGTTTCGAGGTGTCTCCGGATGAAAAAAGCCTTTTGCTTTTTGCCAATACCCGGAAGGTATGGCGGGACAATACCCGTGGTGATTACTGGATTTTTGATAAAGCCAGTAAAAAGCTGACACAGCTTGGAAAAGGATTACCCGGTGAATCCCTGATGTTTGCCAAATTCTCACCGGACGGGAAAAAGGTAGCTTATGTATCTAAGCATAACATATACATCGAAGATCTTTCCAACAACAAGTACAGTAAAATTACGAATGACGGAACAGACAGGATCATCAACGGAACTTTTGACTGGGCCTATGAAGAAGAATTCGGGACTCAGGATGGATTCAGATGGTCTCCGGATGGAAGTAAAATTGCTTATTGGAAACTGGATGCACGTGGAACCAAGAACTTCCTGATGATCAATAATACTGATAGCCTATATTCTTTTACGATTCCGGTAGAATACCCTAAAGTTGGAGAAAATCCTTCTGGTTGTAGCATCTGGTTATATGATTTGGCTTCAAAGTCCTCAAAAAAAGCAAATATTGCAGGGGATGAAATGCAGAACTATATTCCGAGAATGGAATGGGTGTTGGATTCCAAATCTATTATTTTACAGCAGTTGAACAGAAAACAAAACCAGAGTAAGGTAATTGTGGCCGATGCCAATTCAGGAAACAGTAAAACCATTTATACCGAAACGGATCCTGCGTGGATCGATATCAAATCCCGTTGGAACGACAATGATCCGAGCGGATGGGACTGGATCAACAATGGTAAAGAATTTTTATGGTTATCTGAGAAAGACGGATGGAGACACATTTATAAAATAGACCTGAACGGAAAAGAAACACTGATTACGAAAGATGATTTTGATGTGATAAAACCGGAATTTTTTGATGTTCCTAACAAACTGATTTACTTTTTAGCTTCACCAAAGAATGCCACTCAGGAATATTTGTACAAAGTGAGCATGAACGGTGGGAAATCCGAAAGGGTTACTCCTGAGTCTTATCCTGGAACTAACAAATACAGCATTTCATCCAATGGAAAACTGGCGATATTTAGTAACAGCAGTGTTAATGCCCGTTCCAATGGCTCCATTATATCACTTCCTGATCATAAAGAACTGGTAGCTGCAAAAAATTCCACCAAAGCAGACCCTTCGAGATCTAAGGCAGAATTTTTCCAGATTACAACACAGGATGGAATTACCCTGGACGGATGGGTGGTAAAACCTAAAAACTTTGATCCGAATAAAAAATATCCGATCGTCTTTACAGTATATGGAGAACCTGGAGCCCAAACCGTAACCGATAGCTTTTATACGGGCTGGAACGGCTTATATATTGGAGATATGGCACAGGATGGCTATTTATATGTTTCACTTGAAAATCGTGGAACTCCGGCTCCAAGAGGTCGTGAATGGAGAAAATCTGTTTACCGTAAAATAGGACAGCTGAACATCCGTGATCAGGCAATGGGAGCTAAAGCTTTATTTGCAAAATGGCCTTATATTGATACTTCCAGAGTTGCCGTATGGGGCTGGAGCGGTGGCGGTTCTTCCACACTGAATCTTTTGGGACAATATCCGGACATTTATCAGACAGGGATAGCGATTGCTCCGGTGGCTAATCAATTGTTCTATGATAATATCTACCAGGAAAGATATATGGGACTTCCACAGGAAAACAGAGAGGATTTTGTAAACGGATCTCCTCTTGCTTATGCTAAAAATCTGAAAGGGAACCTTCTGCTGGTTCACGGAACAGGAGATGATAATGTGCATTATCAGAATACAGAGGTCTATGTGAATGAGCTGATCAAGTACAACAGGCAGTTCCAGCTGATGTCCTACCCTAACAGGACACACTCAATCAGTGAAGGAGAAGGAACTTCGCTTCACCTGGCTACATTGTTTACCCAATATTTAAAAGAACATTGTCCTCCCGGACCTAGATAA
- a CDS encoding DNA-3-methyladenine glycosylase translates to MKLPLSYYQNQDVIFLAQNLLGKVLFTQIGDQVTAGIIVETEAYFGALDKASHAYGGRRTDRTETLYHEGGVSYVYLCYGIHHLFNIVSSVRDEPHAVLVRAVEPLVGKEIMEQRRNMPFTKAAISSGPGSAAKALGIDRTFNKKDLTGEEIWIEDHGIRYSPDDIVASPRVGVAYAQEDALLPWRFFVKGNQYVSKPNKI, encoded by the coding sequence TTGAAACTACCACTCTCCTATTATCAGAACCAAGACGTTATATTTCTCGCTCAAAACCTTTTGGGAAAAGTGCTTTTCACACAGATCGGTGATCAGGTGACGGCGGGTATTATTGTTGAAACTGAAGCTTATTTCGGTGCTCTTGACAAGGCTTCCCATGCCTATGGAGGACGGCGTACGGACAGAACAGAAACACTGTATCATGAAGGAGGTGTTTCGTATGTATATCTGTGCTATGGAATTCACCATCTCTTCAATATTGTAAGCTCGGTACGGGATGAGCCGCATGCGGTATTAGTAAGGGCAGTCGAACCATTGGTAGGGAAAGAAATTATGGAACAAAGAAGAAATATGCCTTTTACAAAAGCAGCGATCTCTTCCGGACCGGGTTCAGCAGCCAAAGCTTTGGGAATTGACCGCACATTCAACAAAAAAGATTTGACGGGGGAAGAAATCTGGATCGAAGATCATGGTATTCGTTATTCGCCTGATGATATCGTAGCATCTCCACGTGTAGGAGTTGCTTATGCCCAGGAAGATGCCCTTCTGCCCTGGAGGTTTTTTGTGAAAGGCAATCAATATGTAAGCAAGCCAAATAAAATATAA
- a CDS encoding GNAT family N-acetyltransferase, translated as MHYQDDTIIIREFTPQELPLFLSLFENKNVTSFLPHKTHQEYIEMFEKALSDYKEGSLSRWGIFNAENNDFIGMGVARIFADHPEQTEIGYVLGENYWGKGVATLVCKALVGYCLSLRETKDIVAVTDLDNIASQKVLVKNGFNRMENLARENEELAYFIFQKN; from the coding sequence ATGCATTATCAAGACGATACCATCATCATACGTGAGTTTACCCCTCAGGAATTACCTCTTTTTCTTTCTCTTTTCGAAAATAAAAACGTTACCAGCTTTCTGCCCCATAAAACCCATCAGGAATATATAGAAATGTTCGAAAAAGCTTTATCAGATTATAAAGAAGGTTCACTCAGCAGATGGGGAATTTTTAATGCTGAAAATAATGACTTTATAGGAATGGGGGTTGCCAGAATCTTTGCAGATCATCCGGAACAAACCGAAATCGGATACGTACTTGGTGAAAATTATTGGGGAAAAGGGGTAGCAACTCTTGTATGCAAAGCCCTTGTCGGGTATTGTCTTTCACTAAGAGAAACAAAAGATATCGTTGCCGTAACTGATCTGGATAATATCGCATCACAAAAAGTTCTTGTTAAAAATGGCTTTAACAGGATGGAAAACCTGGCAAGGGAAAATGAGGAATTGGCCTATTTTATATTTCAGAAAAATTAA
- a CDS encoding SDR family NAD(P)-dependent oxidoreductase: MTGTKIWYITGASKGMGFAVAQQLLIKGHCVAATSRSVSSLEPLFQYGEKFLPLEVDLKKESSIAQSLKTTYEKFGRLDVVVNNAGYGLGGALEELTSEEINDNFEVNFFAVVKVIQQALPYLRGQRSGHIINISSIAGFAPGTGWSMYSAAKFAVSGLSEALSNDLKPLGIHVTNVLPGWFRTNFANTDSIAYNKNSIKDYDYLREAHERMNTLNGNQPGDPDKIADVFLEVVNNPAPAVNLFLGSDSFNRAQSKIEQLSQEMSRWKDISFSTDFRG, translated from the coding sequence ATGACAGGTACAAAAATCTGGTATATCACCGGAGCTTCAAAAGGGATGGGTTTTGCAGTAGCTCAACAATTATTAATTAAAGGGCATTGTGTTGCCGCTACATCCAGGTCTGTAAGCTCATTAGAACCACTTTTTCAGTATGGAGAAAAATTTCTGCCACTGGAAGTTGACCTTAAAAAAGAGAGTTCTATTGCTCAATCCCTGAAAACAACCTATGAAAAGTTTGGGAGACTCGATGTTGTGGTCAATAATGCCGGATACGGGCTTGGCGGTGCGTTGGAAGAACTTACGTCAGAGGAAATTAATGATAATTTTGAAGTCAACTTTTTTGCTGTCGTTAAAGTTATTCAGCAGGCTTTACCGTATTTAAGAGGTCAGAGATCAGGGCATATTATTAATATTTCATCTATAGCCGGCTTTGCTCCCGGAACAGGCTGGTCGATGTATAGTGCTGCAAAATTTGCAGTTAGCGGACTTTCTGAAGCACTTTCGAATGACCTTAAACCTCTTGGCATCCATGTAACGAATGTACTTCCCGGGTGGTTCCGGACAAACTTTGCCAATACAGATTCCATAGCTTATAATAAAAACAGCATAAAGGATTATGATTACCTTCGGGAGGCCCATGAAAGAATGAATACTTTGAACGGAAACCAGCCGGGAGATCCGGATAAAATAGCAGATGTATTTTTAGAAGTAGTTAATAACCCTGCACCAGCTGTCAATTTATTTTTGGGCAGTGATTCTTTCAACAGAGCTCAAAGTAAAATAGAACAGCTTTCCCAGGAAATGAGCAGATGGAAAGATATTTCTTTTTCTACAGATTTTCGCGGATAA